One genomic window of Camelina sativa cultivar DH55 chromosome 5, Cs, whole genome shotgun sequence includes the following:
- the LOC104787460 gene encoding probable elongation factor 1-gamma 2 gives MALVLHTYKGNKGAFKALVAAEYAGVKIEEAADFQMGVTNKSPEFLKMNPIGKVPVLETPEGPIFESNAIARYVSRKNGENSLNGSSLIEYAQIEQWIDFSSLEIDANMLKWFAPRMGYAPFSAPAEEAAISALKRGLEALNTHLASNTYLVGHSVTLADIVTICNLNLGFATVMTKKFTSAFPHVERYFWTMVNQPNFKKVLGDAKQTDAVPPVPTKKAAAQPAKPKEEPKKAAPAAEAPKAAEEEEAPKPKAKNPLDLLPPSPMVLDDWKRLYSNTKSNFREVAIKGFWDMYDPEGYSLWFCDYKYNDENMVSFVTLNKVGGFLQRMDLARKYAFGKMLICGSEGPFKVKGLWIFRGPEIPKFIMDEVYDMELYEWTKVDISDEAQKERVSQMIEDAEPFEGEALLDAKCFK, from the exons ATGGCTTTG GTCTTGCACACATACAAGGGAAACAAAGGTGCCTTTAAGGCACTCGTTGCTGCTGAGTATGCAGGTGTGAAGATCGAGGAGGCTGCAGATTTTCAGATGGGCGTCACTAACAAATCCCCTGAGTTTCTTAAGATGAACCCTATTGGAAAG GTTCCTGTGCTTGAGACTCCTGAAGGTCCCATTTTCGAGAGCAATGCCATTGCCAGATATG TGAGCCGTAAGAATGGTGAAAACTCTTTGAATGGATCCTCCCTCATTGAATAC GCTCAGATTGAGCAATGGATTGATTTCTCCTCGTTGGAGATTGATGCCAACATGTTGAAGTGGTTTGCTCCAAGAATGGGCTATGCTCCTTTCTCTGCTCCT GCTGAGGAAGCAGCTATTTCTGCATTGAAGAGGGGACTTGAGGCTTTGAACACACATCTCGCTTCCAACACTTACCTTGTTGGACACTCTGTTACCCTTGCTGATATTGTAACCATCTGCAACTTGAACTTGGGATTTGCAACCGTGATGACCAAGAAATTTACCTCTGCGTTCCCTCACGTTGAGAGATACTTCTGGACAATGGTAAACCAGCCAAACTTCAAGAAGGTATTAGGTGATGCCAAACAGACTGATGCTGTCCCTCCAGTTCCAACTAAGAAAGCAGCTGCACAGCCTGCAAAGCCCAAGGAGGAGCCTAAGAAGGCTGCCCCTGCAGCAGAGGCACCAAAGGCtgctgaggaggaagaagcaCCAAAGCCCAAAGCCAAGAATCCTCTTGATTTGCTACCCCCGAGCCCAATGGTTCTTGATGACTGGAAGAGACTTTACTCGAACACCAAATCCAACTTCCGTGAGGTTGCTATTAAAG GATTCTGGGACATGTATGACCCAGAGGGGTACTCACTATGGTTCTGTGACTACAAGTACAACGATGAGAACATGGTGTCCTTTGTTACTCTCAACAAGGTTGGCGGGTTCCTTCAGCGTATGGACTTGGCTCGTAAATATGCCTTTGGAAAGATGCTTATTTGCGGGTCAGAGGGTCCCTTCAAAGTGAAGGGTTTATGGATCTTCCGTGGACCAGAGATCCCCAAGTTCATAATGGATGAGGTGTACGACATGGAGCTGTACGAGTGGACCAAGGTTGATATCTCTGATGAAGCCCAGAAAGAACGTGTTAGCCAGATGATTGAAGATGCAGAGCCTTTCGAAGGTGAGGCTCTCTTGGACGCGAAATGCTTTAAGTGA
- the LOC104789505 gene encoding alkane hydroxylase MAH1-like, with translation MVTTTILFIXRGKRETSVDVLTYYINVDTTKYKYLKPSSDKFIRDVVFSLLIAGRDTTSSSLLTWFFWLLSMHPQVMAKIKHEINTKYDPEDLEKLVYLHAALSETMRLYPPLPFNHKSPLESDLLPSGHKVEAHSMILISMYALGRMRSVWGEDASDFKPERWISDEGVLRHEPSYKFLVFNSGPRTCLGKHLALLQMKMVAVNIIQNYDFKIVEGQMIEPVRSVILSMKHKVNKVGDFKIVEGQMINTKYDPEGLKVTVSKKI, from the coding sequence ATGGTAACTACTACTATTCTCTTTATTANTCGTGGGAAAAGAGAGACATCAGTGGACGTgttaacatattatataaacgTGGACACTACCAAATATAAGTACTTGAAACCGAGTAGTGATAAGTTTATAAGAGATGTTGTTTTTAGTCTGTTAATAGCAGGAAGAGACACCACAAGCTCATCTCTACTCACTTGGTTCTTCTGGCTTCTTTCTATGCATCCCCAAGTTATGGCCAAGATCAAACATGAGATCAACACAAAGTATGATCCAGAAGATCTAGAGAAGCTCGTATACCTACATGCTGCCTTGTCCGAAACTATGAGACTCTACCCACCACTTCCCTTTAATCACAAGTCACCATTGGAGTCCGATTTGCTTCCAAGCGGACACAAAGTTGAAGCGCATTCAATGATTCTAATTTCTATGTACGCACTGGGAAGAATGAGATCTGTATGGGGAGAAGACGCATCAGATTTCAAACCAGAGAGGTGGATTTCAGACGAAGGAGTGCTAAGACATGAACCTTCATACAAGTTCCTGGTATTTAATTCCGGTCCAAGAACTTGCCTGGGTAAGCATTTGGCTCTCTTGCAAATGAAGATGGTAGCTGTGAACATCATACAAAACTACGACTTTAAGATCGTTGAAGGTCAAATGATCGAACCAGTTCGCTCTGTTATTCTCAGTATGAAGCATAAAGTCAACAAGGTTGGCGACTTTAAGATCGTTGAAGGTCAAATGATCAACACAAAGTATGATCCAGAAGGTCTCAAAGTCACAGTCAGTAAGAAGATATGA
- the LOC104787458 gene encoding alkane hydroxylase MAH1-like, translating to MMILNLLEVCIIAFLFFFVFQCFFLDNKSHKSPLFKNWPFLGMIPGLVVEIHRIYDWMVEALEASDLNFVFKGAWFTGTDLLLTADPRNIHHILSSNFQNYPKGPEFKKIFDILGEGIVAADSKLGEDLRKSNHTLFHHKDFLELAVSSNISKLKKGLIPLLDRAVKRNIILDLQDVFKRYMFDISSILMTGYDPMSLSTEMPEVEFAEAVDLGEEAIFYRHLKPVILWMLQKWIGIGLEKKLRVSMLTVDEMLAKIISSRREEISRGKRETSVDVLTYYINVDTTKYKYLKPSSDKFIRDVVFSLLIAGRDTTSSSLLTWFFWLLSMHPQVMAKIKHEINTKYDPEDLEKLVYLHAALSETMRLYPPLPFNHKSPLESDLLPSGHKVEAHSMILISMYALGRMRSVWGEDASDFKPERWISDEGVLRHEPSYKFLVFNSGPRTCLGKHLALLQMKMVAVNIIQNYDFKIVEGQMIEPVRSVILSMKHKVNKVGDFKIVEGQMINTKYDPEGLKVTVSKKI from the coding sequence ATGATGATCTTAAACTTACTTGAAGTCTGCATCATAgcattcctttttttctttgtattccAATGTTTCTTCCTCGACAACAAATCTCACAAAAGCCCTTTGTTCAAGAACTGGCCTTTCCTCGGGATGATTCCAGGTTTGGTTGTCGAAATCCATCGAATATATGATTGGATGGTTGAGGCTCTTGAGGCCAGCGatctgaattttgttttcaaaggAGCCTGGTTTACTGGAACAGACTTGTTACTCACGGCTGATCCAAGGAACATCCATCACATACTAAGTTCAAACTTTCAGAATTACCCTAAAGGACCTGAATTCAAGAAGATCTTTGATATTTTGGGAGAAGGAATTGTAGCCGCTGATTCGAAGTTGGGGGAGGATCTGAGGAAGTCAAATCACACCCTTTTTCACCATAAAGATTTCCTTGAGCTCGCGGTGAGTAGCAATATAAGTAAGTTGAAGAAGGGTCTTATTCCTTTGCTTGACAGAGCTGTTAAAAGAAACATAATCTTAGACTTACAAGATGTGTTTAAGAGATATATGTTTGATATTTCCTCGATTTTAATGACCGGCTATGATCCAATGTCTCTATCCACTGAAATGCCGGAAGTTGAGTTTGCTGAAGCTGTAGATCTCGGTGAAGAAGCGATCTTCTATAGACATCTCAAACCGGTTATTTTGTGGATGCTTCAAAAATGGATTGGGATTGGTCTTGAGAAGAAGCTGAGAGTTTCGATGCTCACTGTCGATGAAATGCTTGCGAAGATCATATCTTCAAGAAGAGAGGAGATAAGTCGTGGGAAAAGAGAGACATCAGTGGACGTgttaacatattatataaacgTGGACACTACCAAATATAAGTACTTGAAACCGAGTAGTGATAAGTTTATAAGAGATGTTGTTTTTAGTCTGTTAATAGCAGGAAGAGACACCACAAGCTCATCTCTACTCACTTGGTTCTTCTGGCTTCTTTCTATGCATCCCCAAGTTATGGCCAAGATCAAACATGAGATCAACACAAAGTATGATCCAGAAGATCTAGAGAAGCTCGTATACCTACATGCTGCCTTGTCCGAAACTATGAGACTCTACCCACCACTTCCCTTTAATCACAAGTCACCATTGGAGTCCGATTTGCTTCCAAGCGGACACAAAGTTGAAGCGCATTCAATGATTCTAATTTCTATGTACGCACTGGGAAGAATGAGATCTGTATGGGGAGAAGACGCATCAGATTTCAAACCAGAGAGGTGGATTTCAGACGAAGGAGTGCTAAGACATGAACCTTCATACAAGTTCCTGGTATTTAATTCCGGTCCAAGAACTTGCCTGGGTAAGCATTTGGCTCTCTTGCAAATGAAGATGGTAGCTGTGAACATCATACAAAACTACGACTTTAAGATCGTTGAAGGTCAAATGATCGAACCAGTTCGCTCTGTTATTCTCAGTATGAAGCATAAAGTCAACAAGGTTGGCGACTTTAAGATCGTTGAAGGTCAAATGATCAACACAAAGTATGATCCAGAAGGTCTCAAAGTCACAGTCAGTAAGAAGATATGA